A genomic region of Vitis vinifera cultivar Pinot Noir 40024 chromosome 7, ASM3070453v1 contains the following coding sequences:
- the LOC104878139 gene encoding uncharacterized protein LOC104878139 isoform X2 produces MVSDLELSLRIELAKSLASSWEEVVKIYEREPRAHKIRISQSGNTALHIAVSCEQEDTVEQLVKSIAKNGHLLDVLSIENADGNNPLHLAASLGSISMCKCITDECKELLGRRNREGDTPLLRAVRYGKKEAFLWLYSMCEGNTATGYCKNDDGKNVLHLAIEGGHMDLAFQIIHKEEDLMDSFDREGISPLHVLAEKPTAFRSGIHLSLLNKIMYHCIFVEELVPGAPKAKNNIFQQLQKMIKLPGKSKKHLDQENPEEGQGIELHGHNSSNIGAQGHKTFPSKYGRCLRFIKLLVSQVLLVIISVLPGSSQIRKLKEKKEMHVWSLRIMNKLLEHAARHTYEMNPKHDEPSQRHYDCCISEYGYFRRGGALETPILVASKNGIMEMVTKILELFPMAIYDTHKENWKNTVLMAVENRQSHIYDFLLNRKHLLDREIAFHAVDYRRNTALHLAGKLAGYHHRQHIPTSMLQMQWEVKWYQYVQNSVRFDIRKNRDECTPDEIFQKNHANLEDESKRWIDSTSNSCSFIAALIATVAFASSASVPGGINQDTGVPILLHHLAFSIFAMSSLLALSCSMISLLIFLAIFVSKDQNQDFTRNLPRKFLLGLTSLFISIAAMLTCFCSGNFLMLKHQLKYAAIPVYALTGLVMAYFVLKHFPLFIDLMKATFRKVPERIYKEYL; encoded by the exons ATGGTTTCTGATCTGGAGCTTAGTCTTAGGATAGAGTTAGCGAAGAGCCTGGCCAGCAGTTGGGAAGAAGTTGTAAAGATATACGAGCGAGAACCAAGAGCTCACAAGATCAGGATCAGCCAATCGGGGAACACAGCATTGCATATAGCAGTTTCATGTGAGCAAGAAGACACAGTAGAACAGCTAGTGAAATCGATTGCTAAGAATGGGCATCTATTGGATGTTCTATCTATAGAGAATGCAGATGGGAACAATCCTCTCCATTTGGCAGCCTCACTGGGAAGCATTTCCATGTGCAAATGCATCACTGATGAGTGTAAAGAACTGTTGGGTCGCCGCAACCGAGAGGGTGATACGCCCCTTTTAAGGGCAGTTCGCTATGGCAAGAAAGAGGCTTTCCTCTGGTTGTATAGTATGTGTGAAGGCAACACAGCCACTGGCTACTGTAAGAACGACGATGGTAAAAACGTTCTCCATCTTGCCATTGAAGGAGGACACATGG ATTTGGCGTTTCAAATTATTCATAAGGAGGAAGATCTCATGGACTCTTTTGACCGTGAAGGAATCTCCCCTCTGCATGTCCTAGCTGAGAAGCCTACTGCATTCAGAAGCGGAATTCATCTCAGCTTGCTCAACAAAATCATGTATCATT GTATTTTTGTTGAAGAGCTCGTCCCAGGGGCTCCCAAAGCAAAGAATAACATCTTTCAACAACTGCAAAAGATGATTAAATTACCAG GAAAATCTAAAAAGCACTTGGATCAAGAGAATCCTGAAGAAGGGCAAGGAATTGAACTTCATG GTCATAATTCAAGCAATATTGGAGCTCAAGGACACAAAACATTCCCCTCAAAATATGGCAGATGCCTGAGGTTCATCAAGCTTCTTGTATCCCAAGTACTGCTGGTTATCATCTCCGTGCTGCCAG GTTCAAGTCAGATAAGGAAgctaaaagagaaaaaggagatgCATGTGTGGTCTCTTCGGATCATGAACAAACTACTTGAACATGCTGCGAGGCATACATATGAAATGAATCCCAAACATGATGAGCCAAGCCAACGTCATTATGATTGTTGTATTTCAGAGTATGGATACTTCCGAAGGGGAGGAG CTTTGGAGACGCCGATACTAGTTGCATCAAAGAATGGCATCATGGAAATGGTAACGAAAATCCTGGAACTGTTTCCCATGGCCATTTATGACACCCACAAAGAAAATTGGAAGAACACAGTGCTGATGGCAGTAGAGAATAGGCAATCACATATATATGACTTCTTACTCAACAGAAAACATCTTCTTGATAGAGAAATTGCATTTCATGCTGTTGATTACCGCAGAAATACTGCATTACATCTAGCTGGAAAGCTAGCAGGTTACCACCACCGCCAGCATATCCCCACCAGCATGTTGCAAATGCAGTGGGAAGTCAAGTGGTACCAG TACGTGCAGAATTCCGTGCGATTTGATATTAGAAAAAACCGGGATGAATGTACTCCAGATGAGATCTTCCAAAAAAACCATGCAAATCTTGAAGATGAAAGCAAACGATGGATAGATAGCACATCCAATTCCTGTTCTTTCATTGCAGCACTCATAGCAACTGTTGCCTTTGCCTCATCAGCCTCTGTGCCTGGTGGAATAAACCAAGACACAGGGGTACCAATTCTTCTACACCATCTGGCTTTCAGTATTTTTGCAATGTCATCCCTACTTGCTCTTAGCTGTTCAATGATCTCCTTGCTAATATTCCTCGCCATTTTCGTCTCCAAGGACCAAAACCAAGATTTTACTAGAAACTTGCCGAGGAAATTTTTGCTTGGTTTAACCTCTCTCTTCATATCCATAGCGGCCATGTTGACCTGTTTCTGCTCTGGGAACTTCTTGATGCTTAAGCATCAATTAAAATATGCTGCAATTCCGGTATATGCACTCACCGGCTTGGTAATGGCATACTTTGTTCTCAAGCACTTTCCATTATTTATTGATCTTATGAAGGCTACATTTCGTAAGGTGCCTGAGCGTATATACAAGGAGTATCTGTAG
- the LOC104878139 gene encoding uncharacterized protein LOC104878139 isoform X3 → MCKCITDECKELLGRRNREGDTPLLRAVRYGKKEAFLWLYSMCEGNTATGYCKNDDGKNVLHLAIEGGHMDLAFQIIHKEEDLMDSFDREGISPLHVLAEKPTAFRSGIHLSLLNKIMYHCIFVEELVPGAPKAKNNIFQQLQKMIKLPGKSKKHLDQENPEEGQGIELHGHNSSNIGAQGHKTFPSKYGRCLRFIKLLVSQVLLVIISVLPGSSQIRKLKEKKEMHVWSLRIMNKLLEHAARHTYEMNPKHDEPSQRHYDCCISEYGYFRRGGALETPILVASKNGIMEMVTKILELFPMAIYDTHKENWKNTVLMAVENRQSHIYDFLLNRKHLLDREIAFHAVDYRRNTALHLAGKLAGYHHRQHIPTSMLQMQWEVKWYQYVQNSVRFDIRKNRDECTPDEIFQKNHANLEDESKRWIDSTSNSCSFIAALIATVAFASSASVPGGINQDTGVPILLHHLAFSIFAMSSLLALSCSMISLLIFLAIFVSKDQNQDFTRNLPRKFLLGLTSLFISIAAMLTCFCSGNFLMLKHQLKYAAIPVYALTGLVMAYFVLKHFPLFIDLMKATFRKVPERIYKEYL, encoded by the exons ATGTGCAAATGCATCACTGATGAGTGTAAAGAACTGTTGGGTCGCCGCAACCGAGAGGGTGATACGCCCCTTTTAAGGGCAGTTCGCTATGGCAAGAAAGAGGCTTTCCTCTGGTTGTATAGTATGTGTGAAGGCAACACAGCCACTGGCTACTGTAAGAACGACGATGGTAAAAACGTTCTCCATCTTGCCATTGAAGGAGGACACATGG ATTTGGCGTTTCAAATTATTCATAAGGAGGAAGATCTCATGGACTCTTTTGACCGTGAAGGAATCTCCCCTCTGCATGTCCTAGCTGAGAAGCCTACTGCATTCAGAAGCGGAATTCATCTCAGCTTGCTCAACAAAATCATGTATCATT GTATTTTTGTTGAAGAGCTCGTCCCAGGGGCTCCCAAAGCAAAGAATAACATCTTTCAACAACTGCAAAAGATGATTAAATTACCAG GAAAATCTAAAAAGCACTTGGATCAAGAGAATCCTGAAGAAGGGCAAGGAATTGAACTTCATG GTCATAATTCAAGCAATATTGGAGCTCAAGGACACAAAACATTCCCCTCAAAATATGGCAGATGCCTGAGGTTCATCAAGCTTCTTGTATCCCAAGTACTGCTGGTTATCATCTCCGTGCTGCCAG GTTCAAGTCAGATAAGGAAgctaaaagagaaaaaggagatgCATGTGTGGTCTCTTCGGATCATGAACAAACTACTTGAACATGCTGCGAGGCATACATATGAAATGAATCCCAAACATGATGAGCCAAGCCAACGTCATTATGATTGTTGTATTTCAGAGTATGGATACTTCCGAAGGGGAGGAG CTTTGGAGACGCCGATACTAGTTGCATCAAAGAATGGCATCATGGAAATGGTAACGAAAATCCTGGAACTGTTTCCCATGGCCATTTATGACACCCACAAAGAAAATTGGAAGAACACAGTGCTGATGGCAGTAGAGAATAGGCAATCACATATATATGACTTCTTACTCAACAGAAAACATCTTCTTGATAGAGAAATTGCATTTCATGCTGTTGATTACCGCAGAAATACTGCATTACATCTAGCTGGAAAGCTAGCAGGTTACCACCACCGCCAGCATATCCCCACCAGCATGTTGCAAATGCAGTGGGAAGTCAAGTGGTACCAG TACGTGCAGAATTCCGTGCGATTTGATATTAGAAAAAACCGGGATGAATGTACTCCAGATGAGATCTTCCAAAAAAACCATGCAAATCTTGAAGATGAAAGCAAACGATGGATAGATAGCACATCCAATTCCTGTTCTTTCATTGCAGCACTCATAGCAACTGTTGCCTTTGCCTCATCAGCCTCTGTGCCTGGTGGAATAAACCAAGACACAGGGGTACCAATTCTTCTACACCATCTGGCTTTCAGTATTTTTGCAATGTCATCCCTACTTGCTCTTAGCTGTTCAATGATCTCCTTGCTAATATTCCTCGCCATTTTCGTCTCCAAGGACCAAAACCAAGATTTTACTAGAAACTTGCCGAGGAAATTTTTGCTTGGTTTAACCTCTCTCTTCATATCCATAGCGGCCATGTTGACCTGTTTCTGCTCTGGGAACTTCTTGATGCTTAAGCATCAATTAAAATATGCTGCAATTCCGGTATATGCACTCACCGGCTTGGTAATGGCATACTTTGTTCTCAAGCACTTTCCATTATTTATTGATCTTATGAAGGCTACATTTCGTAAGGTGCCTGAGCGTATATACAAGGAGTATCTGTAG
- the LOC109122031 gene encoding uncharacterized protein LOC109122031, producing the protein MVEKILQLFSMAIYDTDGQNMNIVLKAVENRRSHIYDFLLNSNLPHREIAFHAVDEQGNSALHLAGKLPGYRHFQHIPTSMLHMQWEVKWYQYVQNSLLPDFVVKNNRTGNSPDKIFQAEHRELEDESKQWLNSTSNSCSFIAALIATVAFASTASVPGGLQWLNSTSNSCSFIAALIATVAFASSAGVKQDTGSIFGIAPLVALFCSVISLLIFCAIFISKDEDKDFTTNLPRKFLFGLTSLFISIAAMLTCFCSGNFLMLKGQLKFAAILLYALTGVVMAYFVLKHFPLFIGLLKATFRKVPERIYKEYLWIPFVL; encoded by the exons ATGGTAGAGAAAATCCTGCAACTGTTTTCTATGGCCATTTATGACACCGATGGCCAAAATATGAACATAGTGCTGAAGGCAGTAGAGAATAGGCGATCACATATATATGACTTCTTACTCAACAGTAATCTTCCTCATAGAGAAATTGCATTTCACGCTGTTGATGAACAGGGGAATAGTGCATTGCATCTAGCTGGAAAGCTACCGGGTTACCGCCACTTCCAACATATCCCCACCAGCATgttgcacatgcagtgggaaGTTAAGTGGTACCAG TATGTGCAGAATTCCTTGCTACCAgattttgttgttaaaaataatcGTACAGGAAATTCCCCAGATAAGATCTTCCAAGCAGAACATCGGGAACTTGAAGACGAAAGCAAACAATGGCTAAATAGCACATCCAATTCCTGCTCTTTCATTGCAGCGCTTATCGCAACTGTTGCCTTTGCCTCAACAGCCTCCGTACCTGGAGGGCTGCAATGGCTAAATAGCACCTCCAATTCCTGCTCTTTTATTGCAGCACTTATCGCAACTGTTGCCTTTGCCTCATCAGCCGGGGTAAAGCAAGACACTGGGAGTATTTTTGGAATAGCACCGCTAGTTGCTCTTTTCTGTTCAGTGATCTCCTTGCTAATATTCTGCGCCATTTTCATCTCCAAGGACGAAGACAAAGATTTTACTACAAACTTGCCGaggaaatttttatttggtttaacATCTCTCTTTATATCCATAGCAGCCATGTTGACCTGTTTCTGCTCGGGAAACTTCTTGATGCTTAAGGGTCAATTAAAATTTGCTGCAATTCTGTTATACGCACTCACCGGTGTGGTAATGGCGTACTTTGTTCTCAAGCACTTTCCATTATTTATTGGCCTTCTGAAGGCTACATTTCGTAAGGTGCCTGAGCGTATATACAAGGAGTATTTGTGGATTCCATTCGTCTTGTAA